One Fundulus heteroclitus isolate FHET01 chromosome 11, MU-UCD_Fhet_4.1, whole genome shotgun sequence DNA segment encodes these proteins:
- the ksr1a gene encoding kinase suppressor of Ras 1 isoform X3 has product MDSVSANGGKMVESDGQQPERHGGGGGGGGAAMAALHQCELIQNMIDISISSLQGLRTKCAASNDLTQQEIRTLEVKLMKYICKQLQCKKKVPEAERPEALDGYPHLRDWLRTVNLRPELIQAVEAKLSLDALLQMTGAQVSDAMRRLGSSSEECSRVGAALSCLKSATESGGEMKEDGVSWLSEPIRRDSGSLLTADQLPYLGTPLRPHSPSPLARPSTIQSTPSTPSATFHHPRSGSVSAAPSPDGLGSYGHGESPLADLFPMPRPRTTRLQVHTSTPPVTPPSKTRLKPKPPCTPPPPSHKVLPLLPNISLTRSKSHESQLGNRIEDPPNNKCGKKNKLLPNMQVNGNECEDSPSRYPGKPARTPGATTAPSTAPYTLPGTPTLNNVALHRSSPKAVRRDIGLAVTHRFSTKSWLSQTCQVCQKNMMFGVKCKHCRLKCHNKCTKEAPSCRISFLPIAKIRRTESVPSDINNPVDRPQEAPQFGTLPKAITKKDPPVMNQLDSSSNPSSTTSSTPSSPAPFQQSNPPSATPPPNPSPKGHRDSRFNFPAAYYFQHRQQFIFPDVCSPANVYSDVLQDPVSEAEQPADDTHPDLVEDEDEEEADEDIEVEDEDPEAEEENEDDDGQDPGGEYEDREDMRMNIGSDGECDELDDLPCSRGNQWKGPISRKPSQTSVYLQEWDIPFEQLDLGELIGKGRWGRVHKGRWHGEVAIRLLEIDGNNQDHLKLFKKEVMNYRQTRHENVVLFMGACMAPPHLAIITSFCKGRTLYSVVRDTKNNLDINKTRQIAQEIVKGMGYLHAKGIVHKDLKSKNVFHDTNKVVITDFGLFGISGVVQEGRRENKLRLPHGWICYLAPEIVRKMSPGNNEDRLPFSTAADVYAFGTIWYELQARDWPITNQHIEATIWQVGSGEGIKKVLGEISLGKEVTEILSACWSFDPRDRPTFTQLADMLEKLPKLNRRLSHPGHFWKSAEL; this is encoded by the exons GTAAAGCTGATGAAATACATCTGTAAACAGCTGCAGTGTAAAAAGAAAGTCCCAGAGGCAGAGAGGCCCGAGGCCCTGGACGGCTACCCGCACCTACGAGACTGGCTGCGCACCGTCAACCTGCGGCCGGAGCTCATCCAG GCGGTGGAGGCCAAGCTGTCCCTGGACGCGTTGCTGCAGATGACAGGAGCTCAGGTGAGCGATGCGATGAGAAGACTGGGGTCCAGCTCCGAAGAGTGTTCTAGAGTCGGTGCTGCCCTCTCCTGCCTGAAGAGTGCCACTGAATCCG GAGGTGAAATGAAAGAGGATGGTGTTTCCTGGTTGTCCGAGCCCATTAGGCGGGACAGCGGCTCCCTACTCACCGCCGACCAGCTGCCTTACCTCGGAACCCCCCTTCGCCCCCACAGTCCATCGCCTCTGGCGCGCCCATCCACCATCCAGTCCACCCCATCCACCCCCTCCGCCACCTTCCACCATCCCCGCTCCGGTTCTGTTTCGGCAGCGCCTTCGCCGGACGGCCTGGGCTCGTACGGCCACGGCGAGAGCCCTCTCGCCGATCTGTTCCCCATGCCTCGGCCACGCACAACCCGGCTCCAAGTGCACACTTCCACCCCGCCCGTTACCCCTCCCTCCAAGACGCGCCTCAAGCCGAAGCCGCCCTGCACTCCCCCGCCGCCGTCCCACAAGGTGCTGCCTCTGCTGCCCAACATTTCTCTGACGCGCAGCAAAAGCCACGAGTCCCAGCTGGGCAACCGCATCGAGGATCCTCCCAACAACAA GTGCGgtaaaaagaacaaattgtTGCCGAACATGCAAGTGAACGGTAACGAATGTGAGGACTCGCCGTCTCGATACCCGGGCAAGCCGGCACGGACCCCCGGAGCGACCACGGCTCCCAGCACCGCACCTTACACCCTGCCAGGGACCCCCACGTTAA ATAACGTAGCATTGCACCGCAGCTCCCCAAAAGCTGTCAGAAGGGACATCGGTCTAGCAGTAACGCACAG GTTTTCGACCAAGTCCTGGTTGTCCCAGACATGTCAAGTGTGCCAGAAGAACATGATGTTCGGTGTTAAATGCAAACACTGTCG ATTAAAGTGCCACAACAAATGCACAAAGGAGGCTCCATCCTGCAGAATCTCCTTTCTACCAA TTGCCAAAATTAGGAGGACCGAGTCAGTTCCTTCTGACATAAACAACCCTGTGGACCGACCGCAAGAAGCGCCGCAGTTTGGTACATTACCAAAGGCCATAACGAAAAAG GATCCTCCCGTCATGAACCAGCTGGACTCGAGCAGCAACCCCTCCTCCACCACTTCATCCACACCTTCCTCCCCGGCCCCCTTCCAGCAGAGCAACCCCCCAAGTGCCACCCCTCCACCGAACCCTTCGCCCAAGGGACACAGAGACAGCCGATTTAACTTTCCAG ctgcgtATTACTTTCAGCATAGGCAGCAGTTCATCTTCCCCG ACGTTTGCAGTCCTGCGAATGTGTACTCTGACGTCCTCCAGGACCCCGT CAGCGAGGCAGAACAGCCGGCGGATGACACGCACCCTGATCTGGTagaggatgaagatgaagag gaagcgGACGAGGACATCGAGGTGGAGGACGAAGATCCCGAAGCGGAGGAGGAGAACGAAGACGACGACGGGCAGGACCCTGGAGGGGAATACGAGGACAGGGAGGACATGAGGATGAACATTGGCTCAGACGGTGAGTGCGACGAGCTGGACGATCTGCCGTGCTCTCGCGGAAACCAGTGGAAGGGCCCCATATCCCGCAAGCCCAGTCAGACTAGCGTGTACCTGCAGGAGTGGGACATTCCTTTTGAGCAGCTGGACCTAGGGGAGCTCATCGGAAAG GGCCGCTGGGGCCGAGTGCACAAGGGTCGGTGGCACGGCGAGGTCGCCATCAGGCTTCTTGAGATCGACGGGAACAATCAGGACCACCTGAAGCTCTTCAAGAAGGAGGTGATGAACTACAGGCAGACCAGACACGAGAACGTGGTCCTCTTCATGGGGGCCTGCATGGCTCCACCCCACCTAGCCATCATCACCAG TTTCTGTAAAGGGAGGACGCTGTATTCAGTCGTTCGGGACACTAAGAACAATTTGGACATCAATAAAACGAGGCAAATCGCTCAGGAGATTGTTAAG GGAATGGGCTACCTTCACGCCAAAGGCATCGTCCACAAAGACCTGAAGTCCAAGAACGTTTTCCACGACACCAACAAGGTGGTGATCACGGATTTTGGCCTGTTTGGGATTTCTGGAGTGGTTCAGGAGGGGAG GCGTGAGAATAAACTCAGACTTCCCCACGGTTGGATATGTTACCTCGCGCCGGAGATCGTGCGTAAAATGAGCCCGGGTAACAACGAGGACCGCCTTCCCTTCTCCACAGCAGCAGACGTGTATGCCTTTGG AACAATCTGGTATGAGCTTCAAGCGAGGGACTGGCCAATCACGAACCAGCATATCGAAGCCACCATCTGGCAGGTTGGCAGTGGAGAGGGCATAAAGAAGGTTTTGGGGGAGATCAGCCTGGGCAAGGAAGTCACT GAGATCCTCTCGGCCTGCTGGTCGTTTGACCCGAGAGACAGACCAACCTTCACTCAGCTGGCCGACATGCTGGAGAAGCTGCCCAAGCTCAACCGCAGGCTCTCGCACCCAGGACACTTCTGGAAGTCTGCAGA
- the ksr1a gene encoding kinase suppressor of Ras 1 isoform X1, producing MDSVSANGGKMVESDGQQPERHGGGGGGGGAAMAALHQCELIQNMIDISISSLQGLRTKCAASNDLTQQEIRTLEVKLMKYICKQLQCKKKVPEAERPEALDGYPHLRDWLRTVNLRPELIQAVEAKLSLDALLQMTGAQVSDAMRRLGSSSEECSRVGAALSCLKSATESGGEMKEDGVSWLSEPIRRDSGSLLTADQLPYLGTPLRPHSPSPLARPSTIQSTPSTPSATFHHPRSGSVSAAPSPDGLGSYGHGESPLADLFPMPRPRTTRLQVHTSTPPVTPPSKTRLKPKPPCTPPPPSHKVLPLLPNISLTRSKSHESQLGNRIEDPPNNKCGKKNKLLPNMQVNGNECEDSPSRYPGKPARTPGATTAPSTAPYTLPGTPTLSEEPSIIKNNVALHRSSPKAVRRDIGLAVTHRFSTKSWLSQTCQVCQKNMMFGVKCKHCRLKCHNKCTKEAPSCRISFLPIAKIRRTESVPSDINNPVDRPQEAPQFGTLPKAITKKDPPVMNQLDSSSNPSSTTSSTPSSPAPFQQSNPPSATPPPNPSPKGHRDSRFNFPAAYYFQHRQQFIFPDVCSPANVYSDVLQDPVSEAEQPADDTHPDLVEDEDEEEADEDIEVEDEDPEAEEENEDDDGQDPGGEYEDREDMRMNIGSDGECDELDDLPCSRGNQWKGPISRKPSQTSVYLQEWDIPFEQLDLGELIGKGRWGRVHKGRWHGEVAIRLLEIDGNNQDHLKLFKKEVMNYRQTRHENVVLFMGACMAPPHLAIITSFCKGRTLYSVVRDTKNNLDINKTRQIAQEIVKGMGYLHAKGIVHKDLKSKNVFHDTNKVVITDFGLFGISGVVQEGRRENKLRLPHGWICYLAPEIVRKMSPGNNEDRLPFSTAADVYAFGTIWYELQARDWPITNQHIEATIWQVGSGEGIKKVLGEISLGKEVTEILSACWSFDPRDRPTFTQLADMLEKLPKLNRRLSHPGHFWKSAEL from the exons GTAAAGCTGATGAAATACATCTGTAAACAGCTGCAGTGTAAAAAGAAAGTCCCAGAGGCAGAGAGGCCCGAGGCCCTGGACGGCTACCCGCACCTACGAGACTGGCTGCGCACCGTCAACCTGCGGCCGGAGCTCATCCAG GCGGTGGAGGCCAAGCTGTCCCTGGACGCGTTGCTGCAGATGACAGGAGCTCAGGTGAGCGATGCGATGAGAAGACTGGGGTCCAGCTCCGAAGAGTGTTCTAGAGTCGGTGCTGCCCTCTCCTGCCTGAAGAGTGCCACTGAATCCG GAGGTGAAATGAAAGAGGATGGTGTTTCCTGGTTGTCCGAGCCCATTAGGCGGGACAGCGGCTCCCTACTCACCGCCGACCAGCTGCCTTACCTCGGAACCCCCCTTCGCCCCCACAGTCCATCGCCTCTGGCGCGCCCATCCACCATCCAGTCCACCCCATCCACCCCCTCCGCCACCTTCCACCATCCCCGCTCCGGTTCTGTTTCGGCAGCGCCTTCGCCGGACGGCCTGGGCTCGTACGGCCACGGCGAGAGCCCTCTCGCCGATCTGTTCCCCATGCCTCGGCCACGCACAACCCGGCTCCAAGTGCACACTTCCACCCCGCCCGTTACCCCTCCCTCCAAGACGCGCCTCAAGCCGAAGCCGCCCTGCACTCCCCCGCCGCCGTCCCACAAGGTGCTGCCTCTGCTGCCCAACATTTCTCTGACGCGCAGCAAAAGCCACGAGTCCCAGCTGGGCAACCGCATCGAGGATCCTCCCAACAACAA GTGCGgtaaaaagaacaaattgtTGCCGAACATGCAAGTGAACGGTAACGAATGTGAGGACTCGCCGTCTCGATACCCGGGCAAGCCGGCACGGACCCCCGGAGCGACCACGGCTCCCAGCACCGCACCTTACACCCTGCCAGGGACCCCCACGTTAAGTGAGGAGCCCAGCATAATTAAGA ATAACGTAGCATTGCACCGCAGCTCCCCAAAAGCTGTCAGAAGGGACATCGGTCTAGCAGTAACGCACAG GTTTTCGACCAAGTCCTGGTTGTCCCAGACATGTCAAGTGTGCCAGAAGAACATGATGTTCGGTGTTAAATGCAAACACTGTCG ATTAAAGTGCCACAACAAATGCACAAAGGAGGCTCCATCCTGCAGAATCTCCTTTCTACCAA TTGCCAAAATTAGGAGGACCGAGTCAGTTCCTTCTGACATAAACAACCCTGTGGACCGACCGCAAGAAGCGCCGCAGTTTGGTACATTACCAAAGGCCATAACGAAAAAG GATCCTCCCGTCATGAACCAGCTGGACTCGAGCAGCAACCCCTCCTCCACCACTTCATCCACACCTTCCTCCCCGGCCCCCTTCCAGCAGAGCAACCCCCCAAGTGCCACCCCTCCACCGAACCCTTCGCCCAAGGGACACAGAGACAGCCGATTTAACTTTCCAG ctgcgtATTACTTTCAGCATAGGCAGCAGTTCATCTTCCCCG ACGTTTGCAGTCCTGCGAATGTGTACTCTGACGTCCTCCAGGACCCCGT CAGCGAGGCAGAACAGCCGGCGGATGACACGCACCCTGATCTGGTagaggatgaagatgaagag gaagcgGACGAGGACATCGAGGTGGAGGACGAAGATCCCGAAGCGGAGGAGGAGAACGAAGACGACGACGGGCAGGACCCTGGAGGGGAATACGAGGACAGGGAGGACATGAGGATGAACATTGGCTCAGACGGTGAGTGCGACGAGCTGGACGATCTGCCGTGCTCTCGCGGAAACCAGTGGAAGGGCCCCATATCCCGCAAGCCCAGTCAGACTAGCGTGTACCTGCAGGAGTGGGACATTCCTTTTGAGCAGCTGGACCTAGGGGAGCTCATCGGAAAG GGCCGCTGGGGCCGAGTGCACAAGGGTCGGTGGCACGGCGAGGTCGCCATCAGGCTTCTTGAGATCGACGGGAACAATCAGGACCACCTGAAGCTCTTCAAGAAGGAGGTGATGAACTACAGGCAGACCAGACACGAGAACGTGGTCCTCTTCATGGGGGCCTGCATGGCTCCACCCCACCTAGCCATCATCACCAG TTTCTGTAAAGGGAGGACGCTGTATTCAGTCGTTCGGGACACTAAGAACAATTTGGACATCAATAAAACGAGGCAAATCGCTCAGGAGATTGTTAAG GGAATGGGCTACCTTCACGCCAAAGGCATCGTCCACAAAGACCTGAAGTCCAAGAACGTTTTCCACGACACCAACAAGGTGGTGATCACGGATTTTGGCCTGTTTGGGATTTCTGGAGTGGTTCAGGAGGGGAG GCGTGAGAATAAACTCAGACTTCCCCACGGTTGGATATGTTACCTCGCGCCGGAGATCGTGCGTAAAATGAGCCCGGGTAACAACGAGGACCGCCTTCCCTTCTCCACAGCAGCAGACGTGTATGCCTTTGG AACAATCTGGTATGAGCTTCAAGCGAGGGACTGGCCAATCACGAACCAGCATATCGAAGCCACCATCTGGCAGGTTGGCAGTGGAGAGGGCATAAAGAAGGTTTTGGGGGAGATCAGCCTGGGCAAGGAAGTCACT GAGATCCTCTCGGCCTGCTGGTCGTTTGACCCGAGAGACAGACCAACCTTCACTCAGCTGGCCGACATGCTGGAGAAGCTGCCCAAGCTCAACCGCAGGCTCTCGCACCCAGGACACTTCTGGAAGTCTGCAGA
- the ksr1a gene encoding kinase suppressor of Ras 1 isoform X2, producing MDSVSANGGKMVESDGQQPERHGGGGGGGGAAMAALHQCELIQNMIDISISSLQGLRTKCAASNDLTQQEIRTLEVKLMKYICKQLQCKKKVPEAERPEALDGYPHLRDWLRTVNLRPELIQAVEAKLSLDALLQMTGAQVSDAMRRLGSSSEECSRVGAALSCLKSATESGGEMKEDGVSWLSEPIRRDSGSLLTADQLPYLGTPLRPHSPSPLARPSTIQSTPSTPSATFHHPRSGSVSAAPSPDGLGSYGHGESPLADLFPMPRPRTTRLQVHTSTPPVTPPSKTRLKPKPPCTPPPPSHKVLPLLPNISLTRSKSHESQLGNRIEDPPNNKCGKKNKLLPNMQVNGNECEDSPSRYPGKPARTPGATTAPSTAPYTLPGTPTLSEEPSIIKNNVALHRSSPKAVRRDIGLAVTHRFSTKSWLSQTCQVCQKNMMFGVKCKHCRLKCHNKCTKEAPSCRISFLPIAKIRRTESVPSDINNPVDRPQEAPQFGTLPKAITKKDPPVMNQLDSSSNPSSTTSSTPSSPAPFQQSNPPSATPPPNPSPKGHRDSRFNFPAAYYFQHRQQFIFPDVCSPANVYSDVLQDPVEAEQPADDTHPDLVEDEDEEEADEDIEVEDEDPEAEEENEDDDGQDPGGEYEDREDMRMNIGSDGECDELDDLPCSRGNQWKGPISRKPSQTSVYLQEWDIPFEQLDLGELIGKGRWGRVHKGRWHGEVAIRLLEIDGNNQDHLKLFKKEVMNYRQTRHENVVLFMGACMAPPHLAIITSFCKGRTLYSVVRDTKNNLDINKTRQIAQEIVKGMGYLHAKGIVHKDLKSKNVFHDTNKVVITDFGLFGISGVVQEGRRENKLRLPHGWICYLAPEIVRKMSPGNNEDRLPFSTAADVYAFGTIWYELQARDWPITNQHIEATIWQVGSGEGIKKVLGEISLGKEVTEILSACWSFDPRDRPTFTQLADMLEKLPKLNRRLSHPGHFWKSAEL from the exons GTAAAGCTGATGAAATACATCTGTAAACAGCTGCAGTGTAAAAAGAAAGTCCCAGAGGCAGAGAGGCCCGAGGCCCTGGACGGCTACCCGCACCTACGAGACTGGCTGCGCACCGTCAACCTGCGGCCGGAGCTCATCCAG GCGGTGGAGGCCAAGCTGTCCCTGGACGCGTTGCTGCAGATGACAGGAGCTCAGGTGAGCGATGCGATGAGAAGACTGGGGTCCAGCTCCGAAGAGTGTTCTAGAGTCGGTGCTGCCCTCTCCTGCCTGAAGAGTGCCACTGAATCCG GAGGTGAAATGAAAGAGGATGGTGTTTCCTGGTTGTCCGAGCCCATTAGGCGGGACAGCGGCTCCCTACTCACCGCCGACCAGCTGCCTTACCTCGGAACCCCCCTTCGCCCCCACAGTCCATCGCCTCTGGCGCGCCCATCCACCATCCAGTCCACCCCATCCACCCCCTCCGCCACCTTCCACCATCCCCGCTCCGGTTCTGTTTCGGCAGCGCCTTCGCCGGACGGCCTGGGCTCGTACGGCCACGGCGAGAGCCCTCTCGCCGATCTGTTCCCCATGCCTCGGCCACGCACAACCCGGCTCCAAGTGCACACTTCCACCCCGCCCGTTACCCCTCCCTCCAAGACGCGCCTCAAGCCGAAGCCGCCCTGCACTCCCCCGCCGCCGTCCCACAAGGTGCTGCCTCTGCTGCCCAACATTTCTCTGACGCGCAGCAAAAGCCACGAGTCCCAGCTGGGCAACCGCATCGAGGATCCTCCCAACAACAA GTGCGgtaaaaagaacaaattgtTGCCGAACATGCAAGTGAACGGTAACGAATGTGAGGACTCGCCGTCTCGATACCCGGGCAAGCCGGCACGGACCCCCGGAGCGACCACGGCTCCCAGCACCGCACCTTACACCCTGCCAGGGACCCCCACGTTAAGTGAGGAGCCCAGCATAATTAAGA ATAACGTAGCATTGCACCGCAGCTCCCCAAAAGCTGTCAGAAGGGACATCGGTCTAGCAGTAACGCACAG GTTTTCGACCAAGTCCTGGTTGTCCCAGACATGTCAAGTGTGCCAGAAGAACATGATGTTCGGTGTTAAATGCAAACACTGTCG ATTAAAGTGCCACAACAAATGCACAAAGGAGGCTCCATCCTGCAGAATCTCCTTTCTACCAA TTGCCAAAATTAGGAGGACCGAGTCAGTTCCTTCTGACATAAACAACCCTGTGGACCGACCGCAAGAAGCGCCGCAGTTTGGTACATTACCAAAGGCCATAACGAAAAAG GATCCTCCCGTCATGAACCAGCTGGACTCGAGCAGCAACCCCTCCTCCACCACTTCATCCACACCTTCCTCCCCGGCCCCCTTCCAGCAGAGCAACCCCCCAAGTGCCACCCCTCCACCGAACCCTTCGCCCAAGGGACACAGAGACAGCCGATTTAACTTTCCAG ctgcgtATTACTTTCAGCATAGGCAGCAGTTCATCTTCCCCG ACGTTTGCAGTCCTGCGAATGTGTACTCTGACGTCCTCCAGGACCCCGT CGAGGCAGAACAGCCGGCGGATGACACGCACCCTGATCTGGTagaggatgaagatgaagag gaagcgGACGAGGACATCGAGGTGGAGGACGAAGATCCCGAAGCGGAGGAGGAGAACGAAGACGACGACGGGCAGGACCCTGGAGGGGAATACGAGGACAGGGAGGACATGAGGATGAACATTGGCTCAGACGGTGAGTGCGACGAGCTGGACGATCTGCCGTGCTCTCGCGGAAACCAGTGGAAGGGCCCCATATCCCGCAAGCCCAGTCAGACTAGCGTGTACCTGCAGGAGTGGGACATTCCTTTTGAGCAGCTGGACCTAGGGGAGCTCATCGGAAAG GGCCGCTGGGGCCGAGTGCACAAGGGTCGGTGGCACGGCGAGGTCGCCATCAGGCTTCTTGAGATCGACGGGAACAATCAGGACCACCTGAAGCTCTTCAAGAAGGAGGTGATGAACTACAGGCAGACCAGACACGAGAACGTGGTCCTCTTCATGGGGGCCTGCATGGCTCCACCCCACCTAGCCATCATCACCAG TTTCTGTAAAGGGAGGACGCTGTATTCAGTCGTTCGGGACACTAAGAACAATTTGGACATCAATAAAACGAGGCAAATCGCTCAGGAGATTGTTAAG GGAATGGGCTACCTTCACGCCAAAGGCATCGTCCACAAAGACCTGAAGTCCAAGAACGTTTTCCACGACACCAACAAGGTGGTGATCACGGATTTTGGCCTGTTTGGGATTTCTGGAGTGGTTCAGGAGGGGAG GCGTGAGAATAAACTCAGACTTCCCCACGGTTGGATATGTTACCTCGCGCCGGAGATCGTGCGTAAAATGAGCCCGGGTAACAACGAGGACCGCCTTCCCTTCTCCACAGCAGCAGACGTGTATGCCTTTGG AACAATCTGGTATGAGCTTCAAGCGAGGGACTGGCCAATCACGAACCAGCATATCGAAGCCACCATCTGGCAGGTTGGCAGTGGAGAGGGCATAAAGAAGGTTTTGGGGGAGATCAGCCTGGGCAAGGAAGTCACT GAGATCCTCTCGGCCTGCTGGTCGTTTGACCCGAGAGACAGACCAACCTTCACTCAGCTGGCCGACATGCTGGAGAAGCTGCCCAAGCTCAACCGCAGGCTCTCGCACCCAGGACACTTCTGGAAGTCTGCAGA
- the ksr1a gene encoding kinase suppressor of Ras 1 isoform X6 — protein MKYICKQLQCKKKVPEAERPEALDGYPHLRDWLRTVNLRPELIQAVEAKLSLDALLQMTGAQVSDAMRRLGSSSEECSRVGAALSCLKSATESGGEMKEDGVSWLSEPIRRDSGSLLTADQLPYLGTPLRPHSPSPLARPSTIQSTPSTPSATFHHPRSGSVSAAPSPDGLGSYGHGESPLADLFPMPRPRTTRLQVHTSTPPVTPPSKTRLKPKPPCTPPPPSHKVLPLLPNISLTRSKSHESQLGNRIEDPPNNKCGKKNKLLPNMQVNGNECEDSPSRYPGKPARTPGATTAPSTAPYTLPGTPTLSEEPSIIKNNVALHRSSPKAVRRDIGLAVTHRFSTKSWLSQTCQVCQKNMMFGVKCKHCRLKCHNKCTKEAPSCRISFLPIAKIRRTESVPSDINNPVDRPQEAPQFGTLPKAITKKDPPVMNQLDSSSNPSSTTSSTPSSPAPFQQSNPPSATPPPNPSPKGHRDSRFNFPAAYYFQHRQQFIFPDVCSPANVYSDVLQDPVSEAEQPADDTHPDLVEDEDEEEADEDIEVEDEDPEAEEENEDDDGQDPGGEYEDREDMRMNIGSDGECDELDDLPCSRGNQWKGPISRKPSQTSVYLQEWDIPFEQLDLGELIGKGRWGRVHKGRWHGEVAIRLLEIDGNNQDHLKLFKKEVMNYRQTRHENVVLFMGACMAPPHLAIITSFCKGRTLYSVVRDTKNNLDINKTRQIAQEIVKGMGYLHAKGIVHKDLKSKNVFHDTNKVVITDFGLFGISGVVQEGRRENKLRLPHGWICYLAPEIVRKMSPGNNEDRLPFSTAADVYAFGTIWYELQARDWPITNQHIEATIWQVGSGEGIKKVLGEISLGKEVTEILSACWSFDPRDRPTFTQLADMLEKLPKLNRRLSHPGHFWKSAEL, from the exons ATGAAATACATCTGTAAACAGCTGCAGTGTAAAAAGAAAGTCCCAGAGGCAGAGAGGCCCGAGGCCCTGGACGGCTACCCGCACCTACGAGACTGGCTGCGCACCGTCAACCTGCGGCCGGAGCTCATCCAG GCGGTGGAGGCCAAGCTGTCCCTGGACGCGTTGCTGCAGATGACAGGAGCTCAGGTGAGCGATGCGATGAGAAGACTGGGGTCCAGCTCCGAAGAGTGTTCTAGAGTCGGTGCTGCCCTCTCCTGCCTGAAGAGTGCCACTGAATCCG GAGGTGAAATGAAAGAGGATGGTGTTTCCTGGTTGTCCGAGCCCATTAGGCGGGACAGCGGCTCCCTACTCACCGCCGACCAGCTGCCTTACCTCGGAACCCCCCTTCGCCCCCACAGTCCATCGCCTCTGGCGCGCCCATCCACCATCCAGTCCACCCCATCCACCCCCTCCGCCACCTTCCACCATCCCCGCTCCGGTTCTGTTTCGGCAGCGCCTTCGCCGGACGGCCTGGGCTCGTACGGCCACGGCGAGAGCCCTCTCGCCGATCTGTTCCCCATGCCTCGGCCACGCACAACCCGGCTCCAAGTGCACACTTCCACCCCGCCCGTTACCCCTCCCTCCAAGACGCGCCTCAAGCCGAAGCCGCCCTGCACTCCCCCGCCGCCGTCCCACAAGGTGCTGCCTCTGCTGCCCAACATTTCTCTGACGCGCAGCAAAAGCCACGAGTCCCAGCTGGGCAACCGCATCGAGGATCCTCCCAACAACAA GTGCGgtaaaaagaacaaattgtTGCCGAACATGCAAGTGAACGGTAACGAATGTGAGGACTCGCCGTCTCGATACCCGGGCAAGCCGGCACGGACCCCCGGAGCGACCACGGCTCCCAGCACCGCACCTTACACCCTGCCAGGGACCCCCACGTTAAGTGAGGAGCCCAGCATAATTAAGA ATAACGTAGCATTGCACCGCAGCTCCCCAAAAGCTGTCAGAAGGGACATCGGTCTAGCAGTAACGCACAG GTTTTCGACCAAGTCCTGGTTGTCCCAGACATGTCAAGTGTGCCAGAAGAACATGATGTTCGGTGTTAAATGCAAACACTGTCG ATTAAAGTGCCACAACAAATGCACAAAGGAGGCTCCATCCTGCAGAATCTCCTTTCTACCAA TTGCCAAAATTAGGAGGACCGAGTCAGTTCCTTCTGACATAAACAACCCTGTGGACCGACCGCAAGAAGCGCCGCAGTTTGGTACATTACCAAAGGCCATAACGAAAAAG GATCCTCCCGTCATGAACCAGCTGGACTCGAGCAGCAACCCCTCCTCCACCACTTCATCCACACCTTCCTCCCCGGCCCCCTTCCAGCAGAGCAACCCCCCAAGTGCCACCCCTCCACCGAACCCTTCGCCCAAGGGACACAGAGACAGCCGATTTAACTTTCCAG ctgcgtATTACTTTCAGCATAGGCAGCAGTTCATCTTCCCCG ACGTTTGCAGTCCTGCGAATGTGTACTCTGACGTCCTCCAGGACCCCGT CAGCGAGGCAGAACAGCCGGCGGATGACACGCACCCTGATCTGGTagaggatgaagatgaagag gaagcgGACGAGGACATCGAGGTGGAGGACGAAGATCCCGAAGCGGAGGAGGAGAACGAAGACGACGACGGGCAGGACCCTGGAGGGGAATACGAGGACAGGGAGGACATGAGGATGAACATTGGCTCAGACGGTGAGTGCGACGAGCTGGACGATCTGCCGTGCTCTCGCGGAAACCAGTGGAAGGGCCCCATATCCCGCAAGCCCAGTCAGACTAGCGTGTACCTGCAGGAGTGGGACATTCCTTTTGAGCAGCTGGACCTAGGGGAGCTCATCGGAAAG GGCCGCTGGGGCCGAGTGCACAAGGGTCGGTGGCACGGCGAGGTCGCCATCAGGCTTCTTGAGATCGACGGGAACAATCAGGACCACCTGAAGCTCTTCAAGAAGGAGGTGATGAACTACAGGCAGACCAGACACGAGAACGTGGTCCTCTTCATGGGGGCCTGCATGGCTCCACCCCACCTAGCCATCATCACCAG TTTCTGTAAAGGGAGGACGCTGTATTCAGTCGTTCGGGACACTAAGAACAATTTGGACATCAATAAAACGAGGCAAATCGCTCAGGAGATTGTTAAG GGAATGGGCTACCTTCACGCCAAAGGCATCGTCCACAAAGACCTGAAGTCCAAGAACGTTTTCCACGACACCAACAAGGTGGTGATCACGGATTTTGGCCTGTTTGGGATTTCTGGAGTGGTTCAGGAGGGGAG GCGTGAGAATAAACTCAGACTTCCCCACGGTTGGATATGTTACCTCGCGCCGGAGATCGTGCGTAAAATGAGCCCGGGTAACAACGAGGACCGCCTTCCCTTCTCCACAGCAGCAGACGTGTATGCCTTTGG AACAATCTGGTATGAGCTTCAAGCGAGGGACTGGCCAATCACGAACCAGCATATCGAAGCCACCATCTGGCAGGTTGGCAGTGGAGAGGGCATAAAGAAGGTTTTGGGGGAGATCAGCCTGGGCAAGGAAGTCACT GAGATCCTCTCGGCCTGCTGGTCGTTTGACCCGAGAGACAGACCAACCTTCACTCAGCTGGCCGACATGCTGGAGAAGCTGCCCAAGCTCAACCGCAGGCTCTCGCACCCAGGACACTTCTGGAAGTCTGCAGA